The following coding sequences are from one Triticum aestivum cultivar Chinese Spring chromosome 5A, IWGSC CS RefSeq v2.1, whole genome shotgun sequence window:
- the LOC123105007 gene encoding uncharacterized protein yields MTSISTNQFGSGGSNGGSASRPHGRDMVIWTEEMNEYLIDALMHQQDIGNRSAEGRFLTGAYESVITGVGERFGVVIDRSNIKNRLKHVKDMFHECENLFDKQSGIKWNPATRRFHADPQVWREFIERKPEAKKWMTKTIDHYDRLLELFGKDRAPPASENSKGPSKKKARIEPPKDRPQRQQTSSNGFELAIVQGSNQVMDKNELSGAVVAENNIIGELDLSELCKSENGLVAIPVHGNAYGKGLPYAPENWPSPGDQWQWKVGSRIAAGGHWVDRYLAPPSRFRDATGKKTTFTSRLKVGEFIKSNFPDVDPSTFFSMFIWKIPAAEGGIQRGALQVERVEPEDGLADPDGPCKARNKACNLGKEGFIESSPAGNCDICCVHPDFCRTCCCILCGKAVNNSFEGYSYIKCEAVVAENYICGHLAHLDCALRIFMAGTVGGSIGLDVQYYCRRCDNKTNLMMHVEKLLETCRSLGSKSEIEPILNMGLCILRGSRQLQAKSLEDYMASVMEKVNNGVDLAEVWNMEDGDGMPILNAEESSPPIAGVTVLGAEPQYPYLTDPMVDNELHKAAESVPIFITGDHTEMSLKFEDEIDNSLLELKRSQEAEYRLAEQKLYSQKDYILSLYRQLESDRSQLADPNPVSDISSYSVLLSNITNRVEHVKREEEKFQTMLKISKGFRKAPANIKEHFGLPPPAE; encoded by the exons ATGACCAGTATCTCCACCAACCAGTTCGGCTCCGGCGGCAGCAATGGAGGGTCTGCCTCCAGGCCGCACGGCAGGGATATGGTGATTTGGACTGAGGAGATGAACGAGTATCTCATCGATGCGCTCATGCACCAGCAGGACATTGGGAACAGGAGTGCCGAGGGCAGGTTCTTGACTGGCGCCTATGAAAGCGTCATCACCGGGGTCGGCGAGAGGTTCGGGGTGGTGATCGACAGGTCCAACATCAAGAACCGTCTCAAGCATGTCAAGGACATGTTCCATGAGTGCGAGAACCTTTTCGATAAGCAGAGCGGGATTAAATGGAACCCAGCGACCCGGAGGTTCCACGCCGACCCTCAAGTCTGGAGGGAATTCATTGAG AGAAAACCAGAAGCCAAGAAATGGATGACGAAGACTATTGACCATTACGATAGGTTATTGGAGTTATTTGGTAAGGATAGGGCACCTCCGGCTTCTGAGAACTCGAAAGGTCCTTCGAAAAAAAAGGCGCGAATAGAACCACCAAAGGATAGACCTCAACGTCAGCAGACGTCATCAAATGGCTTTGAGTTAGCAATCGTCCAAGGTTCAAATCAAGTAATGGATAAAAATGAG CTGTCTGGTGCTGTGGTAGCAGAAAATAACATAATTGGGGAACTCGATTTATCAGAATTGTGCAAAAGCGAGAATGGCCTTGTTGCCATACCTGTTCATGGTAATGCATATGGCAAGGGTTTGCCCTATGCTCCTGAAAATTGGCCGTCTCCTGGAGATCAGTGGCAATGGAAAGTGGGGAGCAGAATTGCTGCAGGTGGGCACTGGGTGGACAG ATATCTTGCTCCACCCTCGCGTTTTCGTGATGCTACTGGTAAAAAGACGACATTCACAAGTAGACTAAAAGTTGGAGAGTTTATCAAGAGCAATTTTCCAGATGTTGATCCTAGCACATTTTTCTCTATGTTCATATGGAAGATCCCTGCTGCAGAAGGCGGGATTCAAAGAG GAGCTCTTCAAGTGGAACGCGTTGAACCTGAAGATGGCCTGGCGGATCCTGATGGACCATGCAAGGCTCGGAATAAGGCGTGCAATCTTGGGAAAGAAGGGTTTATTGAATCATCACCAGCAGGGAATTGTGACATCTGCTGCGTACATCCTGATTTCTGTCGTACATGCTGTTGCATTCTCTGTGGCAAGGCTGTTAACAATTCCTTTGAAGGTTATAGTTACATCAAGTGTGAGGCAGTTGTGGCAGAGAACTACATCTGTGGGCATCTTGCCCACCTTGACTGTGCTCTGAGGATTTTCATGGCTGGAACTGTTGGAGGAAGCATTGGGTTGGATGTGCAATATTACTGCAGGCGGTGTGACAACAAAACTAACCTGATGATGCATGTGGAGAAACTGCTGGAAACATGTCGCTCTCTTGGATCGAAGagtgagattgagccaatccttaaTATGGGCTTGTGCATCTTGCGTGGTTCAAGACAATTGCAAGCGAAAAGTTTGGAGGACTATATGGCATCAGTGATGGAAAAG GTGAATAATGGGGTTGATCTTGCTGAAGTATGGAATATGGAGGATGGTGATGGCATGCCAATACTGAATGCAG AAGAAAGTTCCCCACCTATTGCTGGTGTCACAGTGCTAGGGGCTGAGCCACAGTACCCATATCTGACTGATCCAATGGTTGATAATGAGCTGCATAAGGCTGCCGAAAGTGTTCCAATTTTCATTACTGGTGATCACACTGAGATGTCTCTCAAATTTGAGGATGAGATAGATAATTCCCTTCTAGAACTGAAGAGATCTCAGGAAGCAGAATACAGGCTGGCAGAGCAGAAGCTTTATTCTCAGAAAGATTATATCCTCAGTCTGTATCGGCAGCTTGAGTCAGACAGGTCCCAGCTTGCAGATCCTAACCCCGTATCCGATATCTCAAGCTACAGCGTGCTTCTCTCCAACATTACTAACCGAGTGGAGCatgtgaagcgcgaggaggagaaGTTCCAGACCATGCTCAAAATCTCCAAGGGATTCCGGAAAGCACCGGCGAACATCAAGGAGCACTTTGGGTTGCCGCCACCTGCGGAGTAG
- the LOC123107819 gene encoding uncharacterized protein — MLNGALFLLVCAAARAAASGGDGPLLNGNFEYAPNRSQMNGSRVMAANAIPYWKVTGFVEYIESGARQGDMVLTVPEGRHAVQLGTDSSIRQQLSVTRGKYYSITFSAARTCAQSERLKVSVVPGDDVVADELPVQTVYTSSGWDSYSWAFKAKQGVVSFIIHHGDDHAEDPACGPVIDCVAIRALNPPRATRNNMLINGDFEEGPYITPGSPWGVLVPPMDEDDTSPLPGWMVMSYSKVVKYIDSAHFRVPHGTRAVELVAGVEVALVQEVATVPGSSCRLQFSVGDAANGCVASPMRVQVATARGSKSVPYNSKGTGGYTRDALDFTADGNTTRVVFYSSGYHTTSDGSGTLCGPVIDDVSLVCISRPHARRLLR, encoded by the exons ATGCTCAATGGCGCCCTCTTCTTGCTCGTCTGCGCGGCCGCACGAGCTGCTGCTTCGGGCGGAGACG GCCCGCTGCTGAACGGGAACTTCGAGTACGCGCCCAACAGGTCCCAGATGAACGGCTCGAGGGTGATGGCGGCGAACGCGATCCCGTACTGGAAGGTCACCGGCTTCGTGGAGTACATCGAGTCCGGCGCGAGGCAGGGCGACATGGTCCTGACGGTGCCGGAAGGCCGGCACGCCGTGCAGCTGGGCACCGACTCCTCCATCCGGCAGCAGCTCAGCGTGACGCGCGGCAAGTACTACTCCATCACCTTCAGCGCCGCGCGCACCTGCGCCCAGTCCGAGAGGCTTAAGGTGTCGGTCGTCCCCGGCGACGACGTCGTGGCCGACGAGCTCCCCGTCCAGACGGTGTACACCAGCAGCGGCTGGGACTCCTACTCCTGGGCCTTCAAGGCCAAGCAGGGCGTCGTGTCGTTCATCATCCACCACGGGGACGACCATGCGGAGGACCCCGCGTGCGGTCCCGTCATCGACTGCGTCGCCATTAGAGCGCTCAATCCTCCTCGAGCCACCCGCA ACAACATGCTGATAAATGGGGACTTCGAGGAGGGGCCATACATCACCCCGGGCTCGCCGTGGGGGGTCCTGGTGCCGCCCATGGACGAAGACGACACCTCGCCGCTGCCGGGCTGGATGGTCATGTCCTACTCCAAGGTGGTCAAGTACATCGACTCGGCGCACTTCCGGGTGCCGCACGGCACCCGCGCCGTGGAGCTGGTGGCCGGCGTGGAGGTCGCGCTGGTCCAGGAGGTGGCCACCGTCCCCGGCAGCTCGTGCAGGCTGCAGTTCTCGGTGGGCGACGCGGCCAACGGGTGCGTGGCGTCGCCCATGCGCGTGCAGGTGGCCACGGCGCGCGGGAGCAAGAGCGTGCCGTACAACTCGAAGGGCACGGGCGGGTACACGCGCGACGCGCTCGACTTCACGGCGGACGGCAACACCACGCGGGTGGTGTTCTACAGCTCGGGCTACCACACCACGTCCGACGGCAGCGGCACGCTCTGCGGGCCCGTCATCGACGACGTCTCGCTCGTCTGCATTTCACGCCCGCATGCTCGCCGGTTGCTCCGCTGA